From the Blattabacterium cuenoti genome, one window contains:
- a CDS encoding alpha/beta fold hydrolase encodes MILYSKILGSGSPVLVLHGLFGNGDNWNFFARKYSNYYQIHLLDIRNHGKSPFSEKMSLDIMSEDILNYINYYKLQNPILLGHSIGGKIIMKFSVKFPYIPKKIIVVDISPIYHKNNNNKELISILKKVDFDIIKTRKDLDAFLKLYISDVRTRLFISKSTGKKENGKLYFKFFLFGIDNNYDDIIYEEIKKGTYNGPTIFIRGEYSRYLILEDYCNIKKIFPKAKISTIKKSNHCIHVENPIDFYKEINLFLKNKK; translated from the coding sequence ATGATATTATATTCTAAAATATTAGGATCAGGTTCTCCTGTTTTAGTTCTTCACGGATTATTTGGAAATGGTGATAACTGGAATTTTTTTGCGAGAAAATATTCTAACTATTACCAAATTCATTTATTAGATATTAGAAATCATGGTAAAAGTCCTTTTTCAGAAAAAATGAGTTTGGATATTATGTCAGAAGATATATTAAATTACATAAATTATTATAAATTACAGAATCCCATATTATTAGGGCATTCAATTGGGGGAAAAATTATTATGAAGTTTTCTGTTAAATTTCCTTATATACCTAAAAAAATTATTGTTGTAGATATTTCACCTATATATCATAAAAATAATAATAATAAAGAATTAATATCTATTTTAAAAAAAGTTGATTTTGATATTATTAAAACTAGAAAAGATTTAGATGCTTTTTTAAAGTTGTACATTTCTGATGTTAGAACTAGATTATTTATTTCTAAATCTACTGGTAAAAAAGAAAATGGAAAATTGTATTTTAAATTTTTTTTATTTGGTATTGATAATAATTATGATGATATAATTTATGAAGAAATAAAAAAAGGAACATACAATGGGCCAACTATTTTCATACGTGGAGAATATTCTAGATACCTTATTCTTGAAGATTATTGTAATATAAAAAAAATATTTCCAAAAGCAAAAATTTCTACAATAAAAAAATCTAATCATTGTATACATGTAGAAAACCCAATAGATTTTTATAAAGAAATAAACTTATTTTTGAAAAATAAAAAATAA
- a CDS encoding aconitate hydratase — protein sequence MIFDFNIIKKLYYNFEYRINKIRSYIHYPMTYSEKILYSHLFKISALGLYNLSNRKSGRNRYYMDFVPDRIAMQDATAQMSLLQFMQTKKTKSVIPSTIHCDHLIYAENGNDIDLLNSIKVNKEIYDFLKSASNKYGIGFWGPGSGIIHQVILENYAFPGGMIIGTDSHTPNAGGLGMLAIGIGGSDAAEVMSGHFFELKLPKIIGVNLKGKMSGWTTPKDVILKLSGILGVMGGNNSIIEYFGEGANSIPCTGKSTICNMGAEVGATTSLFPYDVQMKNYLDNNGRKEISIMSDNIKNSLRADPEIYENPQDYYDKVITIDLSKLEPYINGPFSPDKAIPISKVKEKFIKYGWPTKIEVGLIGSCTNSSYEDLSKSISIIIQAKKKKLKINSEYLITPGSKKVLYLLQKKGIFSNFLDVGGKILSNACGPCIGQWNRKMNINKKNTIIHSFNRNFSARNDGNPKTHAFIASPEIVTALVFSGNITFDPRKDSLKNEEGKYVKFDPPNLIKFPNIENIEPIKLGYYYPSKIEKKLSVIINKKSERLQILKSFSPWNEKDLYNAILLIKVKGKCTTDHISMAGPWLRYRGHLEKISENLLIRAVNAFNEKTNNIKNVITGHYDTVYKIAKFYKSKNKHTVIVGENNYGEGSSREHAAMEPRFLGVCVVLVKSFSRIHETNLKKQGILALTFVNPSDYDKIQEEDFFNFYIKDIHPNKNIIVDIIHKNEKKEKITVKHSYSERQIKWFKAGSSLNYIKIYKNHKKNI from the coding sequence ATGATTTTTGATTTTAATATTATTAAAAAACTTTATTATAATTTTGAATATAGGATTAATAAAATTAGATCTTATATTCATTATCCAATGACTTATTCAGAAAAAATTTTATATTCTCATCTTTTCAAAATTAGTGCTTTAGGGTTATATAATCTCAGTAATAGAAAAAGTGGAAGAAATAGATATTATATGGATTTTGTTCCAGATCGTATTGCAATGCAAGATGCTACGGCTCAAATGAGTTTATTACAATTTATGCAAACAAAAAAAACAAAATCTGTTATACCCAGTACAATACATTGTGATCATTTAATATATGCCGAAAATGGTAATGATATAGATTTATTAAATTCAATTAAAGTAAATAAAGAAATTTATGATTTTTTAAAATCAGCATCAAATAAATATGGAATAGGGTTTTGGGGGCCTGGTTCAGGAATTATTCATCAAGTAATTTTAGAAAATTATGCATTTCCTGGAGGAATGATTATAGGAACTGATTCACATACTCCAAATGCTGGAGGTTTAGGAATGTTAGCTATTGGAATAGGTGGTTCTGATGCAGCAGAGGTAATGTCTGGACATTTCTTTGAATTAAAACTTCCTAAAATAATTGGAGTTAACTTAAAAGGAAAAATGAGTGGGTGGACAACTCCAAAAGATGTAATATTAAAATTATCTGGAATACTGGGAGTTATGGGTGGAAATAATTCTATTATAGAATACTTTGGAGAAGGAGCTAATAGTATTCCATGTACAGGAAAATCAACTATATGCAATATGGGTGCAGAAGTAGGTGCTACTACATCATTGTTCCCTTATGATGTTCAAATGAAAAATTACTTAGACAATAATGGAAGAAAAGAAATATCTATTATGTCTGATAATATTAAAAATTCTCTTAGAGCAGATCCGGAAATTTATGAAAACCCACAAGATTATTATGATAAGGTAATTACAATAGATTTATCTAAATTAGAACCCTATATTAACGGACCTTTTTCCCCTGATAAAGCTATTCCTATATCAAAAGTAAAAGAAAAATTTATAAAATATGGTTGGCCAACTAAAATAGAAGTTGGATTAATTGGCTCTTGTACTAATTCTTCTTATGAAGATTTATCTAAATCTATATCAATAATTATACAAGCAAAAAAAAAGAAATTAAAAATCAATTCTGAATATTTAATTACTCCTGGTTCTAAAAAGGTTTTATATTTACTACAAAAAAAAGGTATTTTTTCAAATTTTTTGGATGTTGGGGGTAAAATATTATCTAATGCTTGTGGCCCTTGTATAGGTCAATGGAATAGAAAAATGAATATAAACAAAAAAAATACTATTATTCATTCTTTTAATAGAAATTTTTCAGCTAGAAATGATGGAAATCCAAAAACACATGCATTTATAGCATCTCCAGAAATTGTAACTGCTTTGGTGTTTTCCGGTAATATAACTTTTGATCCTAGAAAAGATTCATTAAAAAATGAAGAAGGAAAATATGTTAAATTTGATCCACCAAATTTAATAAAATTTCCTAATATTGAAAATATTGAACCAATAAAACTTGGATATTATTATCCATCAAAAATTGAAAAAAAATTATCTGTAATAATAAATAAAAAATCAGAAAGATTACAGATTTTAAAGTCATTTTCTCCGTGGAATGAAAAAGATTTGTATAATGCAATACTTTTGATAAAGGTTAAAGGAAAATGTACTACAGATCATATATCTATGGCTGGGCCTTGGTTGAGATATAGAGGCCATCTTGAAAAGATTTCAGAAAATTTACTAATAAGAGCTGTTAATGCATTTAACGAAAAAACTAATAATATAAAAAATGTTATAACAGGTCATTATGATACAGTATATAAAATAGCAAAATTTTATAAATCCAAAAATAAACATACTGTTATTGTAGGAGAAAATAATTATGGCGAAGGATCATCTAGAGAACATGCTGCTATGGAACCAAGATTTTTAGGAGTTTGTGTAGTCCTTGTTAAATCATTTTCTAGAATACATGAAACTAATTTAAAGAAACAAGGTATTTTAGCATTAACTTTTGTAAATCCAAGTGATTATGACAAAATTCAGGAAGAAGATTTTTTCAATTTTTATATAAAAGATATTCATCCAAATAAAAATATTATAGTTGATATTATTCATAAAAATGAAAAAAAAGAAAAAATAACAGTAAAACATTCTTATAGTGAAAGACAGATTAAGTGGTTTAAAGCTGGATCTTCTTTAAATTATATTAAAATTTATAAAAATCATAAAAAAAATATATGA
- the yidD gene encoding membrane protein insertion efficiency factor YidD gives MKIIKGLILLIVIFYNKGISPWIGKYCRFVPSCSEYIMISIKKLNLSKAFFMIFKRIIKCHPFGKSGYDPI, from the coding sequence ATGAAAATTATAAAAGGACTTATTTTATTAATTGTAATATTTTATAATAAGGGGATATCACCTTGGATAGGAAAATATTGTAGGTTTGTTCCATCTTGTTCGGAATATATTATGATATCTATAAAAAAATTGAATCTTTCTAAAGCTTTTTTTATGATTTTTAAAAGAATTATTAAATGTCATCCTTTTGGAAAATCAGGATACGATCCTATATAA